A single Amphiura filiformis chromosome 19, Afil_fr2py, whole genome shotgun sequence DNA region contains:
- the LOC140140883 gene encoding alpha-N-acetyl-neuraminyl-2,3-beta-galactosyl-1,3-N-acetyl-galactosaminide alpha-2,6-sialyltransferase-like — MWNARRCLFLLFFLICFAYFYYVESTVGIAHSGSAMFVARGPAACPFPRCYPHLLKRTYTARNETFQRHRQQLLVPISVPDHRPFLYHCSECAVVTSSGQLLGKGAGREIDNTQCVIRMNDAPTQGYEDDVGSRTTIRVVGHSNFRLIFQNKVPIQKLHFKDERTRSENVVIAWLYNTNIYKNTAYRLVLNYSQMYKNVTFYMHTLAMMRHNNEVFHNETGITRTQAKTWLTTGWHAMLLALDVCDKIKVYGMVYDEYCKDHPNDTTPYHYYGNGENVTRTECEYYTKSETRLTSGHLFVTEKYIFGRWAQKYNMTFMHPSWKAKVYNQSKLDTPFMKLYRERKVTKSKNKTHTASLHSKAAQHDRGSITDTRSQSFGRMTMGEKSDRRRHNDLDNGIFMHVGDRQQIVLIKKIVLLTVVGDEGTTMLLFL; from the exons ATGTGGAATGCTCGTCGTTGCCTCTTTCTACTCTTTTTCCTCATCTGTTTCGCTTACTTCTACTATGTCGAAAGTACAGTTGGTATCGCCCACTCGGGGAGCGCCATGTTTGTTGCACGTGGGCCAGCCGCCTGTCCGTTTCCCAGGTGCTATCCCCACTTACTGAAAAGAACTTACACTGCCCGAAATGAAACATTCCAAAGACATAGACAGCAGCTTTTAGTACCGATATCAGTTCCAGATCATAGG CCATTTCTTTACCATTGCAGTGAGTGTGCAGTGGTCACTAGTTCCGGTCAACTTCTTGGCAAAGGAGCCGGACGAGAAATCGACAACACACAATGTGTAATCCGAATGAACGATGCCCCTACACAAGGTTACGAAGATGACGTAGGGTCACGAACTACGATCAGAGTGGTTGGACACTCGAACTTCCGATTGATCTTCCAAAATAAAGTACccatccaaaaattgcattttaaagatgaaagaactagatctgAGAATGTGGTGATTGCTTGGTTGTATAATACAAATATATACAAGAATACTGCGTATAGACTGGTGCTAAATTACTCACAGATGtataaaaatgtgactttttacaTGCATACATTGGCGATGATGAGACACAATAATGAAGTTTTCCATAATGAAACGGGTATTACAAG AACACAAGCGAAGACCTGGCTGACGACAGGATGGCACGCTATGTTATTAGCGCTTGATGTATGCGACAAAATCAAAGTATATGGCATGGTTTATGATGAATATTGCAA AGATCATCCCAACGACACCACGCCATATCATTACTATGGCAACGGCGAGAACGTGACCAGGACTGAGTGTGAATACTACACCAAGAGCGAAACAAGGCTTACCAGTGGTCATCTTTTCGTCACTGAAAAATACATATTTGGGCGATGGGCTCAAAAATATAACATGACATTTATGCACCCATCATGGAAAGCCAAAGTGTACAATCAGTCCAAATTGGACACTCCATTTATGAAGTTATATCGAGAGAGAAAAGTgacaaaatcaaaaaataaaactCACACAGCGTCACTACATTCCAAAGCTGCTCAACATGACCGCGGATCGATAACTGACACTAGATCGCAGTCATTCGGTCGAATGACGATGGGTGAAAAATCAGATCGCCGGCGCCACAATGATTTGGATAATGGTATATTCATGCACGTGGGGGATCGACAACAAATAGTTCTCATAAAgaaaatagttttactaacagtGGTAGGTGACGAAGGTACCACAATGCTTTTGTTTTTGTAg